One Pectinophora gossypiella chromosome 9, ilPecGoss1.1, whole genome shotgun sequence genomic region harbors:
- the LOC126369620 gene encoding ATP-dependent RNA helicase DDX54 — MLKSKEIPDDLPGFEAPAEVATEENESQTQKKKKKASGGFQSMGLSFPILKGITKRGYKQPTPIQRKTIPLALEGKDVVAMARTGSGKTACFVLPMLEKLIAPTNKPIPGKNFRGLILSPTRELALQTLRFVRELGKFTGLSSAAILGGESIEQQFSVMSGTAPDIVVATPGRFLHICIEMNLKLDNIKMIVFDEADRLFELGFGEQLRELVARLPSARQTLLFSATLPKMLVEFARAGLSDPTLIRLDVDWKLPSTLWLGWISVRAELKTAALLLLLDKVLTSTTPQAVVFAATKHHVEYLQLVLNRAGISCTCAYSGLDASARKIALGRFSNKKCSVLLVTDVAARGLDLPALDTVINYNFPATPKLFVHRVGRSARAGRAGRAFSLIAAEDIAHLLDLQLFLGTELKTPAEIAERGATCPSGVWGAIPTSALELRHQDVMSWERDYSEIEDAARVCSRGLQQYVKWREPASAEANKRAKTTPLPTLTHPFLVDENSEAANLMVQQIKNYTPKGTILELSAKTESAMYQAMKAKKQKHGKTVDKVRENKKLQAEGLLENDLKSEVSKKKKKEVVRDENYIPHFASDQHTEAGMAVNFNAGAAAAELDMGADSGEGARQRRNQMRWDRKRKKMVHVDPDGGRKMIRTESGGRVPASYRSGKYDEWRKRNAPAEADSDDEPRDNTRKKPVSEFRPHWVKHNERIDKKKATASSKEFRDKQQIVKERLRKEKLKQRLKFKNNKKKKRK; from the exons atgttaaaatctAAAGAGATACCCGATGACCTCCCGGGATTTGAGGCACCAGCGGAGGTCGCAACTGAAGAAAATGAATCCCAAActcagaagaaaaaaaagaaggcaTCTGGCGGTTTCCAATCGATGGGATTGAGTTTCCCGATCCTAAAGGGAATAACTAAAAGAGGCTATAAACAGCCAACTCCTATTCAACGTAAG ACAATACCATTGGCTCTAGAAGGAAAAGATGTCGTTGCTATGGCAAGAACAGGTTCAGGTAAAACTGCATGTTTTGTACTGCCAATGCTGGAGAAGCTGATTGCCCCGACAAATAAACCCATTCCCGGGAAGAACTTCAGAGGCCTCATCCTGTCTCCCACCAGAGAATTGGCTTTACAG acacTAAGGTTTGTGCGAGAGCTGGGAAAGTTCACCGGCCTATCATCAGCTGCGATACTGGGAGGAGAGTCAATTGAGCAGCAGTTCAGTGTGATGTCAGGGACCGCTCCGGACATTGTTGTGGCTACTCCGGgacgattcctgcacatctgcATAGAAATGAACTTGAAATTagataatatta AAATGATAGTATTCGACGAAGCCGATCGCCTATTTGAGCTTGGTTTCGGTGAACAACTGAGGGAGTTAGTAGCGAGACTACCATCCGCTCGTCAGACCCTTTTGTTCTCAGCCACACTGCCCAAAATGCTCGTAGAATTCGCTCGAGCCGGGCTCTCAGACCCAACATTGATAAGATTGGATGTAGATTGGAAACTTCCGTCTACACTATGGCTTGGTTGGATCTCCGTAAGGGCTGAGTTGAAGACTGCAGCTTTACTGCTTCTGCTGGACAAAGTATTGACGAGTACAACCCCACAAGCAGTCGTATTCGCTGCCACGAAACATCATGTCGAATACTTACAACTG GTTCTAAACAGAGCCGGGATATCGTGCACATGTGCCTACTCCGGCCTGGACGCGTCAGCTCGTAAGATCGCCCTAGGGCGGTTCTCCAACAAGAAGTGTTCAGTATTGCTGGTCACGGACGTCGCCGCTCGAGGGTTGGACCTACCCGCTTTAGACACCGTCATCAACTATAACTTCCCGGCCACGCCGAAGCTCTTTGTGCATAGAGTTG GTCGAAGCGCACGCGCGGGTCGCGCCGGCCGCGCATTCTCCCTCATAGCAGCAGAAGACATCGCTCATCTCCTAGACTTGCAACTATTCCTGGGAACAGAACTCAAGACCCCGGCTGAGATAGCGGAACGCGGCGCCACCTGCCCCAGTGGCGTGTGGGGCGCGATACCAACTAGTGCTCTAGAACTGAGACATCAAGACGTCATGTCTTGGGAAAGGGACTATTCAGAGATT GAAGACGCAGCCCGCGTGTGCTCACGCGGCCTCCAACAGTACGTGAAGTGGCGCGAGCCTGCATCAGCGGAGGCCAACAAGCGAGCGAAGACCACACCCTTGCCCACACTCACGCATCCATTCTTGGTCGACGAAAACAGCGAAGCTGCCAACTTGATGGTGCAGCAGATCAAGAACTATACGCCTAAAGGG acaatatTAGAACTGTCAGCTAAGACAGAGTCTGCTATGTATCAAGCAATGAAAGCGAAGAAACAAAAACACGGAAAAACAGTGGATAAGGTTCGAGAAAATAAGAAATTACAG GCGGAAGGTTTGTTAGAGAACGATCTGAAATCAGAAGTCagtaagaaaaagaagaaagaagttgtAAGAGATGAGAACTACATACCTCACTTCGCTAGTGATCAACACACGGAAGCCGG TATGGCAGTGAACTTCaacgcgggcgcggcggcggccgaGCTCGACATGGGCGCGGATAGCGGCGAGGGTGCGCGGCAGCGGCGTAACCAGATGCGCTGGGACCGCAAGCGGAAGAAGATGGTGCATGTGGACCCG GACGGCGGCCGCAAGATGATCCGCACAGAGAGCGGTGGCCGCGTGCCGGCGTCGTACCGCAGCGGCAAGTATGACGAGTGGCGCAAACGGAACGCGCCCGCCGAGGCGGACTCCGACGACGAACCCAGAGACAACACTAGGAAGAAACCAG TATCGGAATTCCGCCCGCACTGGGTGAAACACAACGAGAGGATAGACAAGAAGAAGGCGACGGCGTCATCCAAGGAGTTCCGCGACAAACAGCAGATCGTAAAGGAACGCCTGCGCAAGGAGAAACTCAAGCAACGACTCAAGTTCAAAaacaacaagaagaagaaaaggaagTAA